Proteins from a genomic interval of Oncorhynchus clarkii lewisi isolate Uvic-CL-2024 chromosome 15, UVic_Ocla_1.0, whole genome shotgun sequence:
- the LOC139366856 gene encoding phosphate-regulating neutral endopeptidase PHEX isoform X1 has translation MEMEPLGVCVSKPEQGNSRVLKAALAACVCFCIALLLAVILVSQRANQDVFCLTPECIEAAGSILSKMDRAVSPCDDFYGFSCGSWLRDNPIPEDSSSYGVYPWLRQHVDITLKDLLEAPSDLDEIEAVRKAKVFYRSCMDEAILEKVDSGPLLKLLQQPEFHWPVLGDGLGGEWLWSPGRWDLLQTLAQIRNQHSKSVLIRLYIAPDDKNSTNYIIKLDQASLSLSSREDYITNTTSAQAYRSALLNLMVDIAVMLGAPLEAAEIQMSEALAFETKLAQIVIPFENRTSEYMYNRYTISRLHRSIPQFDWLSFVKSVVESKGEGVSVYSSEPLIVRVPTYFKQLFKLLNATEPRTVSNYVMWRTVFSRITTLSRRFLYRYLDFTRVTTGTTSLTPRWDKCVNYVENTLVYATGRLFINTHFQEDKKHMMEELIEGVRWAFINMLERDNDWMDGPTKKKAIEKAQTVLAKVGYPEFILNDTYINQDIKQLVFSEDNYFGNVMQTLRFIAQSDLNWLRRTVPRTEWFTNPTTVNAFYSSSTNQIRFPAGELQKPFFWGRDYPRSLSYGAIGVIVGHELTHGFDNNGRKYDKDGNMDQWWSNASITAFTDKTQCMIDQYNSYRWEEAGLNVRGKRTLAENIADNGGIREAFKAYRRWIEESRGGIEEPLLPGVGLNNNQLFFLSYAHVRCNSYRPEAARDQIQSGAHSPPKYRVVGAMSNYEEFRHAFSCPDSSVMNRGAESCRIW, from the exons ATGGAGATGGAGcctctaggtgtgtgtgtttctaaacCAGAACAAGGAAACAGTCGTGTCCTAAAGGCTGCGCTGGccgcatgtgtgtgtttctgcatcgCTCTGCTGCTTGCTGTCATACTGG TTTCCCAGAGAGCCAATCAGGATGTCTTCTGCTTAACTCCAGAATGTATTGAAGCAG ctGGTTCTATCCTCAGTAAGATGGACCGGGCTGTGTCTCCCTGTGACGACTTCTATGGGTTCTCCTGTGGTAGCTGGCTGAGAGACAACCCTATTCCTGAAGATTCCTCTTCTTACGGCGTCTACCCCTGGTTACGCCAACACGTTGATATCACActcaagg ATTTGCTGGAGGCTCCATCAGACTTAGATGAGATAGAAGCTGTCAGGAAGGCCAAGGTCTTCTACCGCTCCTGTATGGACGAAG ctATATTGGAGAAAGTGGACAGTGGTCCTCTGTTGAAGCTTTTACAGCAGCCTGAGTTCCACTGGCCCGTCCTGGGGGACGGGCTTGGGGGGGAGTGGCTCTGGTCACCAGGACGATGGGACCTGCTGCAGACATTGGCTCAGATTAGGAACCAACACAGCAAGAGTGTTCTGATTCGATTATACATCGCCCCAGATGACAAGAACTCCACCAACTACATAATTAAG ttGGATCaggcgtctctgtctctctcctccagagAAGATTACATCACCAACACCACCAGCGCTCAGGCA TATCGTAGTGCTCTCCTGAACCTCATGGTGGACATAGCAGTGATGTTAGGAGCTCCACTGGAAGCAGCTGAGATTCAGATGAGTGAAGCACTGGCCTTTGAGACCAAACTGGCTCAG ATTGTTATTCCATTTGAGAACCGGACCAGTGAGTACATGTACAACAGATACACCATCTCCCGTCTACACCGCTCCATACCACAG tttgacTGGTTGTCCTTTGTGAAGTCAGTAGTAGAGTCAAAGGGAGAAGGTGTTTCTGTCTACTCCTCTGAGCCATTGATAGTCCGTGTCCCCACCTACTTCAAACAGCTGTTTAAACTCCTCAACGCCACTGagcccag GACAGTTAGTAACTATGTCATGTGGAGGACAGTGTTCTCCAGGATCACAACTCTCAGCCGACGCTTCTTATACAGATATCTGGACTTCACACGG GTAACCACAGGAACGACCTCGCTGACCCCTCGTTGGGATAAGTGTGTTAACTACGTAGAGAACACTCTGGTCTACGCCACCGGACGACTCTTCATCAACACACACTTCCAGGAGGACAAGAaacacatg ATGGAGGAGCTGATTGAAGGAGTTCGCTGGGCGTTCATCAACATGCTGGAGAGAGACAACGACTGGATGGATGGACCGACCAAGAAGAAAGCTATAGAAaag gctcAGACAGTCCTGGCCAAGGTTGGCTATCCTGAGTTCATACTGAATGACACCTACATCAACCAAGACATAAAACAG cTTGTATTCTCTGAGGACAACTACTTCGGTAATGTGATGCAGACTCTGCGTTTCATTGCCCAATCGGATCTCAACTGGCTGCGGAGGACTGTCCCTCGCACTGA GTGGTTCACCAATCCCACGACAGTCAACGCCTTCTACAGCTCCTCCACCAATCAAATCA GGTTCCCGGCTGGAGAGCTCCAGAAGCCTTTCTTCTGGGGGCGGGACTATCCTCG gtctCTTAGCTATGGAGCCATAGGAGTGATTGTAGGACATGAACTAACACACGGCTTTGACAACAATG gaAGGAAGTATGATAAGGATGGTAACATGGACCAGTGGTGGAGCAACGCATCAATCACAGCCTTCACTGACAAGACCCAGTGTATGATCGACCAATACAACAGCTATCGCTGGGAGGAGGCGGGACTAAAT GTGAGGGGGAAGAGGACCCTAGCAGAGAACATTGCAGACAACGGCGGAATCAGAGAAGCTTTCAAA gcctataGGAGGTGgatagaagagagtagaggaggaattGAGGAGCCATTACTTCCAGGAGTTGGACTCAACAACAACCAACTCTTCTTTCTCAGCTACGCACAC gtGCGCTGTAACTCCTACAGACCTGAAGCGGCAAGAGACCAGATTCAGAGTGGAGCCCACAGCCCCCCAAAGTACAG GGTTGTCGGGGCAATGAGTAACTATGAGGAGTTCCGACATGCGTTCAGCTGTCCTGATTCATCGGTTATGAACCGAGGGGCGGAGTCCTGCCGTATTTGGTAA
- the LOC139366856 gene encoding phosphate-regulating neutral endopeptidase PHEX isoform X2 gives MEMEPLGVCVSKPEQGNSRVLKAALAACVCFCIALLLAVILVSQRANQDVFCLTPECIEAAGSILSKMDRAVSPCDDFYGFSCGSWLRDNPIPEDSSSYGVYPWLRQHVDITLKDLLEAPSDLDEIEAVRKAKVFYRSCMDEAILEKVDSGPLLKLLQQPEFHWPVLGDGLGGEWLWSPGRWDLLQTLAQIRNQHSKSVLIRLYIAPDDKNSTNYIIKLDQASLSLSSREDYITNTTSAQAYRSALLNLMVDIAVMLGAPLEAAEIQMSEALAFETKLAQIVIPFENRTSEYMYNRYTISRLHRSIPQVTTGTTSLTPRWDKCVNYVENTLVYATGRLFINTHFQEDKKHMMEELIEGVRWAFINMLERDNDWMDGPTKKKAIEKAQTVLAKVGYPEFILNDTYINQDIKQLVFSEDNYFGNVMQTLRFIAQSDLNWLRRTVPRTEWFTNPTTVNAFYSSSTNQIRFPAGELQKPFFWGRDYPRSLSYGAIGVIVGHELTHGFDNNGRKYDKDGNMDQWWSNASITAFTDKTQCMIDQYNSYRWEEAGLNVRGKRTLAENIADNGGIREAFKAYRRWIEESRGGIEEPLLPGVGLNNNQLFFLSYAHVRCNSYRPEAARDQIQSGAHSPPKYRVVGAMSNYEEFRHAFSCPDSSVMNRGAESCRIW, from the exons ATGGAGATGGAGcctctaggtgtgtgtgtttctaaacCAGAACAAGGAAACAGTCGTGTCCTAAAGGCTGCGCTGGccgcatgtgtgtgtttctgcatcgCTCTGCTGCTTGCTGTCATACTGG TTTCCCAGAGAGCCAATCAGGATGTCTTCTGCTTAACTCCAGAATGTATTGAAGCAG ctGGTTCTATCCTCAGTAAGATGGACCGGGCTGTGTCTCCCTGTGACGACTTCTATGGGTTCTCCTGTGGTAGCTGGCTGAGAGACAACCCTATTCCTGAAGATTCCTCTTCTTACGGCGTCTACCCCTGGTTACGCCAACACGTTGATATCACActcaagg ATTTGCTGGAGGCTCCATCAGACTTAGATGAGATAGAAGCTGTCAGGAAGGCCAAGGTCTTCTACCGCTCCTGTATGGACGAAG ctATATTGGAGAAAGTGGACAGTGGTCCTCTGTTGAAGCTTTTACAGCAGCCTGAGTTCCACTGGCCCGTCCTGGGGGACGGGCTTGGGGGGGAGTGGCTCTGGTCACCAGGACGATGGGACCTGCTGCAGACATTGGCTCAGATTAGGAACCAACACAGCAAGAGTGTTCTGATTCGATTATACATCGCCCCAGATGACAAGAACTCCACCAACTACATAATTAAG ttGGATCaggcgtctctgtctctctcctccagagAAGATTACATCACCAACACCACCAGCGCTCAGGCA TATCGTAGTGCTCTCCTGAACCTCATGGTGGACATAGCAGTGATGTTAGGAGCTCCACTGGAAGCAGCTGAGATTCAGATGAGTGAAGCACTGGCCTTTGAGACCAAACTGGCTCAG ATTGTTATTCCATTTGAGAACCGGACCAGTGAGTACATGTACAACAGATACACCATCTCCCGTCTACACCGCTCCATACCACAG GTAACCACAGGAACGACCTCGCTGACCCCTCGTTGGGATAAGTGTGTTAACTACGTAGAGAACACTCTGGTCTACGCCACCGGACGACTCTTCATCAACACACACTTCCAGGAGGACAAGAaacacatg ATGGAGGAGCTGATTGAAGGAGTTCGCTGGGCGTTCATCAACATGCTGGAGAGAGACAACGACTGGATGGATGGACCGACCAAGAAGAAAGCTATAGAAaag gctcAGACAGTCCTGGCCAAGGTTGGCTATCCTGAGTTCATACTGAATGACACCTACATCAACCAAGACATAAAACAG cTTGTATTCTCTGAGGACAACTACTTCGGTAATGTGATGCAGACTCTGCGTTTCATTGCCCAATCGGATCTCAACTGGCTGCGGAGGACTGTCCCTCGCACTGA GTGGTTCACCAATCCCACGACAGTCAACGCCTTCTACAGCTCCTCCACCAATCAAATCA GGTTCCCGGCTGGAGAGCTCCAGAAGCCTTTCTTCTGGGGGCGGGACTATCCTCG gtctCTTAGCTATGGAGCCATAGGAGTGATTGTAGGACATGAACTAACACACGGCTTTGACAACAATG gaAGGAAGTATGATAAGGATGGTAACATGGACCAGTGGTGGAGCAACGCATCAATCACAGCCTTCACTGACAAGACCCAGTGTATGATCGACCAATACAACAGCTATCGCTGGGAGGAGGCGGGACTAAAT GTGAGGGGGAAGAGGACCCTAGCAGAGAACATTGCAGACAACGGCGGAATCAGAGAAGCTTTCAAA gcctataGGAGGTGgatagaagagagtagaggaggaattGAGGAGCCATTACTTCCAGGAGTTGGACTCAACAACAACCAACTCTTCTTTCTCAGCTACGCACAC gtGCGCTGTAACTCCTACAGACCTGAAGCGGCAAGAGACCAGATTCAGAGTGGAGCCCACAGCCCCCCAAAGTACAG GGTTGTCGGGGCAATGAGTAACTATGAGGAGTTCCGACATGCGTTCAGCTGTCCTGATTCATCGGTTATGAACCGAGGGGCGGAGTCCTGCCGTATTTGGTAA
- the LOC139366856 gene encoding phosphate-regulating neutral endopeptidase PHEX isoform X3 → MEMEPLGVCVSKPEQGNSRVLKAALAACVCFCIALLLAVILVSQRANQDVFCLTPECIEAAGSILSKMDRAVSPCDDFYGFSCGSWLRDNPIPEDSSSYGVYPWLRQHVDITLKDLLEAPSDLDEIEAVRKAKVFYRSCMDEAILEKVDSGPLLKLLQQPEFHWPVLGDGLGGEWLWSPGRWDLLQTLAQIRNQHSKSVLIRLYIAPDDKNSTNYIIKLDQASLSLSSREDYITNTTSAQAYRSALLNLMVDIAVMLGAPLEAAEIQMSEALAFETKLAQIVIPFENRTSEYMYNRYTISRLHRSIPQFDWLSFVKSVVESKGEGVSVYSSEPLIVRVPTYFKQLFKLLNATEPRTVSNYVMWRTVFSRITTLSRRFLYRYLDFTRVTTGTTSLTPRWDKCVNYVENTLVYATGRLFINTHFQEDKKHMMEELIEGVRWAFINMLERDNDWMDGPTKKKAIEKAQTVLAKVGYPEFILNDTYINQDIKQLVFSEDNYFGNVMQTLRFIAQSDLNWLRRTVPRTEWFTNPTTVNAFYSSSTNQIRFPAGELQKPFFWGRDYPRSLSYGAIGVIVGHELTHGFDNNGRKYDKDGNMDQWWSNASITAFTDKTQCMIDQYNSYRWEEAGLNVRGKRTLAEQCVDLLSCVIR, encoded by the exons ATGGAGATGGAGcctctaggtgtgtgtgtttctaaacCAGAACAAGGAAACAGTCGTGTCCTAAAGGCTGCGCTGGccgcatgtgtgtgtttctgcatcgCTCTGCTGCTTGCTGTCATACTGG TTTCCCAGAGAGCCAATCAGGATGTCTTCTGCTTAACTCCAGAATGTATTGAAGCAG ctGGTTCTATCCTCAGTAAGATGGACCGGGCTGTGTCTCCCTGTGACGACTTCTATGGGTTCTCCTGTGGTAGCTGGCTGAGAGACAACCCTATTCCTGAAGATTCCTCTTCTTACGGCGTCTACCCCTGGTTACGCCAACACGTTGATATCACActcaagg ATTTGCTGGAGGCTCCATCAGACTTAGATGAGATAGAAGCTGTCAGGAAGGCCAAGGTCTTCTACCGCTCCTGTATGGACGAAG ctATATTGGAGAAAGTGGACAGTGGTCCTCTGTTGAAGCTTTTACAGCAGCCTGAGTTCCACTGGCCCGTCCTGGGGGACGGGCTTGGGGGGGAGTGGCTCTGGTCACCAGGACGATGGGACCTGCTGCAGACATTGGCTCAGATTAGGAACCAACACAGCAAGAGTGTTCTGATTCGATTATACATCGCCCCAGATGACAAGAACTCCACCAACTACATAATTAAG ttGGATCaggcgtctctgtctctctcctccagagAAGATTACATCACCAACACCACCAGCGCTCAGGCA TATCGTAGTGCTCTCCTGAACCTCATGGTGGACATAGCAGTGATGTTAGGAGCTCCACTGGAAGCAGCTGAGATTCAGATGAGTGAAGCACTGGCCTTTGAGACCAAACTGGCTCAG ATTGTTATTCCATTTGAGAACCGGACCAGTGAGTACATGTACAACAGATACACCATCTCCCGTCTACACCGCTCCATACCACAG tttgacTGGTTGTCCTTTGTGAAGTCAGTAGTAGAGTCAAAGGGAGAAGGTGTTTCTGTCTACTCCTCTGAGCCATTGATAGTCCGTGTCCCCACCTACTTCAAACAGCTGTTTAAACTCCTCAACGCCACTGagcccag GACAGTTAGTAACTATGTCATGTGGAGGACAGTGTTCTCCAGGATCACAACTCTCAGCCGACGCTTCTTATACAGATATCTGGACTTCACACGG GTAACCACAGGAACGACCTCGCTGACCCCTCGTTGGGATAAGTGTGTTAACTACGTAGAGAACACTCTGGTCTACGCCACCGGACGACTCTTCATCAACACACACTTCCAGGAGGACAAGAaacacatg ATGGAGGAGCTGATTGAAGGAGTTCGCTGGGCGTTCATCAACATGCTGGAGAGAGACAACGACTGGATGGATGGACCGACCAAGAAGAAAGCTATAGAAaag gctcAGACAGTCCTGGCCAAGGTTGGCTATCCTGAGTTCATACTGAATGACACCTACATCAACCAAGACATAAAACAG cTTGTATTCTCTGAGGACAACTACTTCGGTAATGTGATGCAGACTCTGCGTTTCATTGCCCAATCGGATCTCAACTGGCTGCGGAGGACTGTCCCTCGCACTGA GTGGTTCACCAATCCCACGACAGTCAACGCCTTCTACAGCTCCTCCACCAATCAAATCA GGTTCCCGGCTGGAGAGCTCCAGAAGCCTTTCTTCTGGGGGCGGGACTATCCTCG gtctCTTAGCTATGGAGCCATAGGAGTGATTGTAGGACATGAACTAACACACGGCTTTGACAACAATG gaAGGAAGTATGATAAGGATGGTAACATGGACCAGTGGTGGAGCAACGCATCAATCACAGCCTTCACTGACAAGACCCAGTGTATGATCGACCAATACAACAGCTATCGCTGGGAGGAGGCGGGACTAAAT GTGAGGGGGAAGAGGACCCTAGCAGAACAGTGTGTTGATCTGTTATCCTGTGTAATCAGGTGA